A window of Fibrobacter sp. UWR3 contains these coding sequences:
- a CDS encoding NYN domain-containing protein: protein MTTKAPLRVFFIVDGYTLKKANDYYRLYHPCHTPLDFRAIKNWARKEALRLFTPVSRYAQMQCHYYHPYKDPQMYCHSHGISCLERELRYTGFQIHYCEQIGPDGVKPNMSLMEDVMMFATYSRMDALVLLSSQRQFAPLPEKLSAMGIKTLLMGWNFQYVKNDRNVVWKTDRNLKENATFYVAMDCVAEGLMGTAGSGLFCDG, encoded by the coding sequence ATGACGACAAAAGCACCCTTGCGTGTATTCTTCATCGTGGACGGATACACGCTCAAGAAAGCCAACGACTACTACAGGCTTTACCACCCTTGCCACACGCCGCTCGACTTCCGCGCCATCAAGAACTGGGCGCGGAAGGAGGCGCTCCGCCTGTTCACGCCAGTATCGCGGTACGCGCAGATGCAGTGCCATTACTACCATCCGTACAAGGACCCGCAAATGTACTGCCATTCGCACGGAATCTCGTGCCTGGAACGGGAACTCAGGTATACCGGGTTCCAGATCCACTACTGCGAGCAGATTGGGCCCGATGGCGTAAAGCCCAACATGTCGCTCATGGAAGACGTGATGATGTTTGCGACATACAGCAGGATGGACGCGCTGGTGCTCCTGAGTTCGCAGAGGCAGTTCGCGCCCTTGCCCGAAAAGCTCTCTGCGATGGGCATCAAGACGCTCCTTATGGGCTGGAACTTCCAGTACGTGAAGAACGACCGCAATGTGGTGTGGAAGACCGACCGGAACCTAAAGGAAAACGCCACGTTCTACGTGGCGATGGATTGCGTGGCCGAAGGCCTAATGGGTACCGCGGGTAGCGGCCTCTTTTGCGATGGGTAA
- a CDS encoding cyclic nucleotide-binding domain-containing protein — protein sequence MMKTPTGIGGWIASSYEAKVPFLQQVPRECADFLLLNAQIREYDAGEIIVQGGVEGQFFCVMQSGRAQVCGQILPDGHYSVLAYIESGACFAEMSILCNEPTSNTIIAAEDGCTVLHIPKAEFVKFLDKNPNIMVFLYKVVCDSLRAKNKAFDEFQRLSLLASGKVLPFIDFAQTMEKSRITGTVICESNQGGRGFVAFQDGRICCAKCGKLAGPDALEQILAWGDDSMYKLDTHLMPETTNINQMADTTSLILDALRNIDEKQGAR from the coding sequence ATGATGAAGACTCCTACAGGTATTGGTGGCTGGATTGCCTCCAGCTACGAAGCAAAGGTCCCGTTCCTGCAGCAGGTGCCGCGTGAATGTGCCGACTTCTTGCTGCTGAACGCCCAGATCCGCGAGTACGATGCTGGCGAGATCATTGTCCAGGGCGGAGTGGAAGGGCAGTTCTTCTGCGTGATGCAGAGCGGCCGTGCGCAGGTGTGCGGCCAGATTCTCCCCGATGGGCATTACAGCGTGCTTGCCTATATCGAAAGTGGCGCATGCTTTGCCGAAATGTCGATTCTTTGTAACGAACCCACGAGCAACACGATTATCGCTGCCGAGGATGGCTGCACGGTGCTTCACATCCCGAAGGCCGAGTTCGTCAAGTTCCTGGACAAGAACCCCAACATCATGGTGTTCCTGTACAAGGTGGTGTGCGACAGCCTCCGTGCGAAGAACAAGGCGTTCGACGAGTTCCAGCGCCTCTCGCTCCTTGCTTCGGGCAAGGTGTTGCCGTTTATCGATTTCGCGCAGACCATGGAAAAGAGCCGCATTACCGGTACGGTGATTTGCGAATCGAACCAGGGCGGTAGGGGCTTTGTCGCGTTCCAGGATGGCCGCATCTGCTGTGCCAAGTGCGGTAAACTGGCAGGGCCGGATGCACTCGAGCAGATTCTTGCATGGGGCGACGACTCCATGTACAAACTCGATACGCACCTGATGCCCGAGACGACGAACATCAACCAGATGGCCGATACCACGAGCCTCATTCTGGATGCGCTCAGAAATATTGATGAAAAACAAGGTGCCCGCTAG
- a CDS encoding M48 family metallopeptidase codes for MVLPFALAFGGSLTLALPAPLMQLSEQVTEKSMALDYDGAMALAKKVRGSDDGVGCVLENIVRVSRYDDLGDTVALQKAGVNLEKCASTGLWEALRKFELGYVQSESGHSVKGAMTTRSAAKLFEESPEQESRAFYAIYAYYIDKSFSWVPFKSDRRSEYLAVLDSVATGSKRFWPLYLTSLVWMHYDRGDFNAGLKLTQRGLGKVPNHPVLLQVKADMLYRLKRYKEAAAIYEKSAADYMARTGKSIRYWCAVMNLVRIYADMGDKAKMQAWREKLSDDTFKKMKDWMPGSLTDDLDKRDLLD; via the coding sequence GTGGTACTGCCTTTCGCGCTCGCCTTTGGCGGGTCGCTTACGCTTGCGCTCCCGGCGCCCCTGATGCAACTGTCCGAGCAGGTGACCGAGAAGTCCATGGCGCTCGATTACGACGGTGCCATGGCGCTCGCAAAAAAAGTCCGCGGGAGTGACGACGGTGTAGGCTGCGTGCTCGAGAACATCGTTCGCGTGAGCCGCTATGACGACCTGGGCGATACGGTGGCGTTGCAGAAGGCGGGTGTGAACCTCGAGAAGTGCGCTTCTACCGGGCTGTGGGAGGCTCTCCGCAAGTTCGAGCTGGGCTACGTGCAGAGCGAGTCGGGCCATTCGGTGAAGGGCGCCATGACTACGCGCTCTGCGGCAAAGCTGTTCGAGGAGTCTCCGGAACAGGAGTCGCGCGCCTTCTACGCGATATACGCATACTACATAGACAAGAGTTTCAGTTGGGTGCCGTTCAAGTCCGATCGCCGCAGCGAATACCTTGCGGTGCTCGATTCCGTTGCTACGGGCTCCAAGCGGTTCTGGCCGCTGTACCTCACTTCGCTAGTTTGGATGCATTATGACAGGGGTGACTTTAATGCGGGTCTCAAGCTTACGCAGCGCGGGCTCGGCAAGGTCCCGAACCATCCGGTGCTGTTGCAGGTCAAGGCCGACATGCTCTACAGGCTCAAGCGCTACAAGGAGGCTGCCGCAATCTACGAGAAGAGTGCCGCGGACTACATGGCGCGTACGGGCAAGTCCATTCGCTACTGGTGCGCGGTGATGAACCTCGTGCGCATCTACGCCGACATGGGCGACAAGGCCAAGATGCAGGCGTGGCGTGAAAAGCTTTCGGACGATACGTTCAAGAAGATGAAGGACTGGATGCCGGGCTCCCTGACGGACGACCTGGACAAGAGGGACTTGCTGGACTAG
- a CDS encoding ABC transporter substrate-binding protein has protein sequence MALAVLVALFFAACGGDSRGETSSRESRAGNAPLCSDSVQFYPLEYARLLRMGVSCGQPLAEIRSVVGRDTLVKRFVLVDSALASDTATLRKLSAGREWAGAVPLRVPLRRVVVLSSAQLGFMLRLGVESRIVGVGEGKYIIDSALAARVTAGEIVEVGNGPQVSLEKVVSLKPDLVMTFATGGAYDDYERLATLDIPLMLTSEWQEDTPFAKFDWISLFAKLFGVEPQAALVTKTYSGLIPDMAKKEADPLTACRANGPRVIAGMAYGGVWYAPGGRSYTASLIRQAGGCYLWAGDTTREMKLSLEEIFAVADSANVWVNPGIYGTPEEILAAEPRLSRIRAFREKRVCQNDARKSAGGGNDFYEGAVARPVELVWNLHGCIFGEKAPKTGEKKPDEPYRWYRNIYN, from the coding sequence TTGGCTCTCGCGGTGCTTGTCGCCCTGTTTTTTGCCGCCTGCGGGGGGGATTCCCGCGGGGAAACGTCTTCCCGCGAATCGCGGGCAGGCAACGCTCCCCTCTGTTCGGATTCCGTGCAGTTTTACCCCTTGGAATACGCCCGCCTGCTCCGGATGGGTGTATCCTGCGGGCAGCCGCTGGCCGAAATCCGCTCCGTAGTCGGGCGCGATACGCTGGTCAAGCGCTTCGTGCTGGTGGATTCCGCCCTCGCTTCCGATACCGCGACGCTCCGGAAGCTTTCCGCGGGCAGGGAATGGGCGGGCGCGGTGCCCCTCCGGGTTCCGCTCCGGCGCGTGGTCGTGCTGTCTTCGGCGCAACTCGGGTTCATGCTCCGCCTCGGGGTGGAGTCCCGCATAGTGGGCGTGGGCGAGGGCAAGTATATCATAGATTCCGCGCTTGCCGCGCGCGTGACTGCGGGTGAAATCGTGGAGGTCGGGAACGGTCCTCAGGTATCGCTCGAGAAGGTGGTGTCGCTCAAGCCCGACCTCGTGATGACATTCGCGACCGGCGGCGCCTACGACGATTACGAAAGGCTCGCCACGCTCGATATTCCGCTCATGCTTACCTCGGAATGGCAAGAAGACACTCCGTTCGCGAAATTCGATTGGATTAGTTTGTTTGCAAAACTCTTCGGTGTGGAACCGCAGGCGGCGCTCGTTACGAAAACGTATTCGGGCTTGATTCCCGATATGGCGAAGAAGGAAGCTGACCCGCTTACGGCCTGCAGGGCAAACGGCCCGCGCGTAATTGCGGGCATGGCGTATGGCGGAGTGTGGTATGCACCGGGTGGCAGGAGCTATACCGCAAGCCTTATCAGGCAGGCGGGCGGCTGTTACTTGTGGGCGGGCGATACCACTCGCGAGATGAAGCTTTCACTCGAAGAAATCTTTGCGGTTGCCGACAGCGCCAATGTGTGGGTGAATCCCGGGATATACGGCACGCCCGAAGAAATCCTGGCCGCGGAACCGCGTCTCTCCCGCATAAGGGCGTTCAGGGAAAAGCGCGTGTGCCAGAACGATGCCCGCAAGAGCGCGGGTGGCGGGAACGACTTCTACGAGGGGGCGGTCGCAAGGCCCGTGGAACTGGTATGGAATCTTCATGGTTGCATCTTTGGGGAAAAAGCGCCCAAAACCGGCGAAAAAAAGCCGGATGAACCTTACAGATGGTATAGAAATATTTATAATTAA